The nucleotide window ATTCCATTTAAAAAACCAAAGAAAAAAGAGCTCACCAAACAGGAGAAACGATACAACAAAAAACAGAGGAAAGCACGGGTGATCGTGGAACACACCATCAGCAGGATGAAGAAATTCCGCATCATGGCTGAAGAATTTCGAAACAGACTCACACGATACGATCGTATGACGTCTATCGTCTGTGGACTGGTGAATTTCACCACACAATCAGAGTGAAAAATAGCAAGTCGGGGGGTTAAAAGGGAATAGTTGTTCTTGTTTCACAATTACGCAAAAGGTCTATTGTATGATATTGTTATTTTTCATCAACTCTGAATTACTGGGGTGCCCTAAAGATACCATTTAAGTATCAAAGAGATATCTGCAAGGGCATGTTGGCTTCCTTGTACTTCTGTTTAACAAGAAAAACCAATGGTTAGATTTCATGTTTCCCAAACAATTCATATGAGAATTTGATGCATTTAAAATAAAATTTATATATAATAAATAACAATATAAAATATGAGGTCGATGAAAATGAAAACGAAAAATATCATCATAATAAGCATTATGCTTATGACGCTAGTGATACCAACAAATATCGCTCTTGGTGACATAATAAAATACCCAGATGAACTAGATCAAGAATGTTCAATTTTTGATAATATAGGTCTTTCACCATTAAACAATAGTGCTGTAGCACAATCCTTTGTTCCTACAATGAATATTCTTACACGTGTACGATTATTACTATTTGATAACGGTGCGCCTCAAAACTCGTTAAAGGTATCAATACGATCCTCTTTATCTGGTTTAGATTTAACTTCAACTATTGTACAACCAGGTGATCTCAACGATCCTACTTGGATTACCTTTGATTTCAACGATATACAAGTCGAACCTTTAAAAACATATTACATCGTTTTTAAACCTATTGGAGCTGTTGATATCAATAATCTTTACGCATGGGGTATGAACAATGCAAATGGATATACCTATGGATCAATTTTTACATCCCATAATGACTATCTCGGAAAAAAAGGGTGGATATCAGAGTTTCTTAACAAAGACTTATGTTTTCAAACATATGGAAGGATGCAATACTCAACAACGTAAAAACTTTAATCAATATGGAGTTCGCTTTATCTTCATAAATAAGTAACATAACAACATTCAACAAGCCTGGATGAAAAAAATGAAAAAAATACAAAAAATTATAATAAAGAATGGCATATCCATTCTTTTTATTTTTGTTGTACTAGTTTCACATTTTCAAATATTAGATGCAAATACCATCACAATTAATTTAGATGAAAAAAAGATGACCAAAGAAATAGATTCAAGAAATATTATCTATATCCCAGATGATTATTCAACAATACAAGCAGCAATTACTGCTTCATCCAATGGTGATCATGTTGTGGTTAGACCTGGAACTTACGTCGGCAACGGTAATCGCGATATTACTTTTCAAGGAAAAGCAATTACTGTCCGAAGCACAGCAGGATATGAAGATGGAAACGAATTCGGTTCAGCAGGATTTTGGAATACGGTGGAACAAACTATCATTGATTGTCAAGGAACAATCGATGATTCTCATCGTGGTTTTATTTTTGAAAACAATGAGACATCAAATTCAGTTTTGCATGGATTTACAATTCAAAACGGGTTTATTAACCGAGATGATGACTATTTTATTTTTCAGTATTGTCAATATGGTGGTGGAGGAGCTATATTAATTAAATATCAAGAAACTCCTTTTGCTCCTTCTAACCCAACTATTCAGTATAATATTTTAAAAAATAACAAAGCAACAACAGAAAGTTATTTAGCGGATGTTTATGGTGGAGCAATATTTTGTTTCTATTCTCGTGCGATCTTAAAAAATAATAAACTCATCAATAATGAAGTATATCGACATAAAGGCGCAGGACATGCATACGGTGGTGGAATAGCATTTTATGCTTCTTCGCCAATAATTATTGGAAATACGATATTAGATAATACAGCGCATGGCATCGCAGACGATCCTGTGGGGCCGCCATGTAGTTTAACTCATCTTGATGTCCTGGGCGGAGGAATATATATGAATCACGGTCCTGTTGATATTTCACATGGTTATGGGCGAATTGAAGAAAATATTATTCAAGAAAATAAAGCACAAATTGACTATTATAGACATCCAACACTTATAGCCCAAAGATATGACTTATATGCGCTAGGTGGCGGAATATACGACAACTGGCACAGTGCAGATAATCAACCGTCCATAATGAGTAATGTTATATGTAATAATGACGCTGTTATTTTCATCCACGGTCAAGAGCCACAAAGTTCAAATGAGGCATTTTTTACTTATGGTGGTGGATATTATGGCACCCCTCATCAATATATCGCAAATTGGAAACCTCCGTTACCTATCGTAAGGGACCATGCATTCCTCAGTAATCAAATCACTGATAACAAAGCTTTTATTGAAACAATTGATTGCAGTTTAGACCCAACCGATCAAGTAACCGCTCAGGGAGGAGGAATGTTTGCAGAAGGTACAAACCCTCTATATATTATTGGTTGTACCATAGCAAATAATCTCGCAAGTGTTTCTAATGCGGTTGGCCCTAATTCCTACAATAAAATTGCTCGTGGTGGAGGCATTTTTAAGGGAAGTTATAATGCTTATTTAAAAAATTGTATCATCTGGAATAATTTTGTTGAAGATAATATGGGCAGACAACTATATTCTTGTCAAAATAATATATATATCAGTAATTCTGTAATTCAACAATTACTCGGAGATATTAAAACTATTTCGGGATCTTTATATCTTCAGAACTGTATTGATTCTGATCCGCTATTTGTAGGAAGTAATAATTATCATCTAAGGAGTACGTCCCCCTGCATTGATAGCGGCGAAACTGGTTATATTCCTCGTCAAGATGATCCGCCCGAGAAAGATATTGATGGTCAAACGCGGATAGATCTAAGTGGTAATATTGACATGGGTGCTGACGAATATCAAACATCTCCATGTTCTCCTGGAGATATGAACAACGATGGAGTTGTTGACTTCGACGACGTGAATATCTTCATTGATGCTCTTTCAATGGATGAGATGGAATTCATTACAATCCATCCAGAAAGTTGTTATTGGGCTGCAGATTGTAATCAAGATGGTGTTGTAGACTTTAATGATATTAATTCATTTATCACAATTTTAAGTAGAGATTAGGTATTTGTTTACTTGCCTGACCTTCGCAGGTCATCGTCCTTTTCTTGATTAGCCTGACTTCGCCAAACAGACCTTTTAACCTCTAACAATCCTCCGCTGATCAATTTGCCAAAACGGTTTTTACCATCGCAAAACTAGTGATGTATCCTCGTACCTACACAGAAAATCACCAAACAACCCCATATTCTGGTGACATGTTGCTCAAAATCGTGAATTTGAACCGGTTTTCCGGGTACACAACAGTAAGTGTCAAATTCTGCAGGTGTTTTTTGAGGAGTTTCACATTCTTCCTCGGAGAAATCTTCCGCAGAAACTGTGTCAAATTTATCAACATATTTGCAAAGGAAACTGATAAAAAAGATACCGATCACACAATAGTTGTTCCAATGTCGGATAGGACGCAATTCCAATCCTTCTTTTAGTGCTCGGATGAATTTCTCTGCGACATCCCGCTGTTTATACAAACGCAGGATGTTCTCAGGTTCAGTATCCACGCTGCTTTCCAGGATAAAGAAACCCTCAAGACCGTTGATGTATGGGTTCTCGATATCCTGAAGGGTGCGTTGCAAACAGGGAATAAGCTGAACCCATCCCTCATCAAAAGGCAACACCGGATGTTTGCGTTTCTTCAGCAGCTTGTTACCTTGTTGTTTTTTCCGTATGAACTTTTGTTCTTTGATATGCATCTGTTCATCGTATAATTCCGGTGAGAAGAAGATGTACGAAACACTATCGTCTTCTTCTTTCTTTTTGACACAGAAATACGTTCGATCGTTCACCACGATGTCGACAACATCGGTGTTATGGTGCTTGAAAAACGTGAGATACTTCTTGTAGGAGTCAACATGTTTGGCTCGAAGGGTAAGAAAATGGAATTTCTTACTGCGTATCTTCTGTTTGTTCTCTATGGTGTTGGCACCGGTATCAAAGATCAACAATGAATCTTCTTGGAGTATCGCTGAGACGAGTCGGAATATCTCT belongs to Candidatus Thermoplasmatota archaeon and includes:
- a CDS encoding transposase family protein: IPFKKPKKKELTKQEKRYNKKQRKARVIVEHTISRMKKFRIMAEEFRNRLTRYDRMTSIVCGLVNFTTQSE
- a CDS encoding transposase, with the translated sequence MNKNTTIPLGAVVMIHQIENRYGLFQHLFSDIGINAKDFIPNVKVLVGNKLTHSVSILQIPETYPQEFAQRLGMKEPLKDRTLNRTLERIGKRSPIIFHRYQQFLKQHDLVDDEQVVDFSSSYLEGRKSELASYGYSRDKRPDKQQINFGISTGINGIPTALTIQKGNIQDKKHMREIFRLVSAILQEDSLLIFDTGANTIENKQKIRSKKFHFLTLRAKHVDSYKKYLTFFKHHNTDVVDIVVNDRTYFCVKKKEEDDSVSYIFFSPELYDEQMHIKEQKFIRKKQQGNKLLKKRKHPVLPFDEGWVQLIPCLQRTLQDIENPYINGLEGFFILESSVDTEPENILRLYKQRDVAEKFIRALKEGLELRPIRHWNNYCVIGIFFISFLCKYVDKFDTVSAEDFSEEECETPQKTPAEFDTYCCVPGKPVQIHDFEQHVTRIWGCLVIFCVGTRIHH